From a region of the Pukyongiella litopenaei genome:
- the dgcA gene encoding N-acetyl-D-Glu racemase DgcA: MQVEIRRDVFPLAQVFTISRGSRTEAQVLTVTLRDGDVAGRGECVPYARYGETLGSVEAQIAGLPGAFDRDMLQGLLPPGAARNAVDCALWDLEAKRAGRRVWDLAGLPAPGPEITAYTLSLDTPEAMRASAAKNAHRPLLKIKLGTPDDMARLEAVRAGAPAARIIVDANEGWSADVYADLAPHLLRLGVALVEQPLPAGEDDALIGLERPVPVCADESCHDRASLPGLKGKYDVVNIKLDKTGGLTEALALRDAARAQGYDIMVGCMVGSSLAMAPAVIVAQGARVTDLDGPLLLARDRAQPLQFDAAGVHPPAPGLWG, from the coding sequence GTGCAGGTAGAGATTCGGCGGGACGTGTTTCCACTGGCGCAGGTTTTCACCATCTCGCGCGGGTCGCGGACCGAGGCGCAGGTGTTGACGGTGACGCTGCGGGACGGGGATGTGGCCGGCCGGGGCGAATGTGTTCCCTATGCGCGCTACGGCGAAACGCTGGGCTCGGTCGAGGCGCAGATCGCCGGCCTGCCCGGCGCGTTCGACCGGGACATGCTGCAAGGGCTGCTGCCGCCGGGCGCGGCCCGCAACGCGGTGGATTGCGCGTTGTGGGATCTCGAGGCGAAGCGGGCCGGCAGGCGGGTCTGGGACCTGGCCGGGCTGCCCGCGCCGGGCCCCGAGATCACCGCCTATACGCTGTCGCTGGACACGCCCGAGGCGATGCGCGCCAGCGCGGCAAAGAACGCGCACCGGCCGCTGCTGAAGATCAAGCTGGGCACGCCCGACGACATGGCGCGGCTGGAAGCGGTGCGGGCGGGCGCGCCGGCGGCGAGGATCATCGTCGACGCCAATGAAGGCTGGAGCGCGGATGTCTATGCCGATCTTGCCCCGCACCTGTTGCGGCTGGGCGTGGCGCTGGTGGAACAGCCCCTGCCCGCGGGCGAGGATGACGCGCTGATCGGGCTGGAGCGCCCGGTGCCGGTCTGCGCGGACGAGAGCTGCCATGACCGCGCCAGCCTGCCCGGCCTGAAGGGCAAGTATGACGTGGTCAACATCAAGCTGGACAAGACCGGCGGCCTGACCGAGGCGCTGGCGCTGCGCGACGCGGCACGGGCGCAGGGCTATGACATCATGGTCGGCTGCATGGTCGGGTCGTCGCTGGCGATGGCGCCGGCGGTGATCGTGGCACAGGGCGCGCGGGTGACGGATCTCGACGGCCCGCTGCTGCTGGCGCGGGACCGTGCGCAACCGTTGCAGTTCGACGCCGCCGGGGTTCATCCGCCCGCCCCCGGCCTGTGGGGATGA
- a CDS encoding exonuclease — MRSITVYDAEFLTAPGAPQRFWCGPEDPDPLTIQIGAVRLSLEPPFGMSQPESWPVRPVDRHGRVVPVDPLVTRLTGLGDADLARGLPLTDALRALDRFSQGDPLFAWGKDELLTLAASLFVEQVPSPIPATRFRSAVPLLVRAGETRETVEGLRSHTICAHFGLASPGRAHDAAGDAQAVATVLGHLLGAGRLRPGDFAGPAPA, encoded by the coding sequence ATGAGGTCGATCACGGTCTATGACGCTGAATTCCTGACCGCCCCGGGTGCGCCGCAGCGGTTCTGGTGCGGGCCGGAAGACCCCGACCCGCTGACCATCCAGATCGGCGCCGTTCGCCTGTCGCTGGAGCCGCCCTTTGGCATGTCACAACCGGAGAGCTGGCCGGTGCGGCCGGTGGACCGCCACGGCAGGGTGGTGCCGGTCGATCCGCTGGTGACACGGCTGACGGGGCTGGGCGATGCGGACCTGGCCCGCGGCCTGCCGCTGACCGACGCGCTGCGGGCGCTCGACCGTTTTTCGCAGGGCGATCCGCTGTTCGCCTGGGGCAAGGACGAGCTGCTGACGCTGGCCGCGTCGCTGTTTGTCGAACAGGTGCCATCGCCGATCCCGGCCACGCGGTTTCGCAGCGCGGTGCCGCTGCTGGTCCGGGCAGGCGAGACCCGCGAAACCGTCGAGGGCCTTCGCAGCCACACGATCTGCGCGCATTTCGGGCTGGCATCGCCGGGCCGGGCCCATGATGCGGCGGGCGATGCGCAGGCGGTCGCAACCGTGCTTGGCCATCTGCTCGGGGCAGGCCGCCTGCGACCCGGCGATTTTGCCGGCCCGGCCCCGGCTTGA
- a CDS encoding D-amino-acid transaminase has translation MSRTVYLNGDYLPETEARVSIFDRGFLMADGVYEVTSVLDGKLIDFDGHAVRLERSLRELDMDSPVTRDELLAIHRELVARNGITDGMIYLQITRGAPDDRDFVFPDPETTPPTIVLFTQNKPGLADNPAARVGIKVIGIEDQRWGRRDIKTVQLLYPSLGKMMAKKAGADDAWMIEDGMVTEGTSNNAYIVKGGKIITRALSNDILHGITRAAVLRFAREAQMEVEERSFSIDEARAADEAFITSASTFVMPVVELDGQPVGNGQPGPVAARLREIYLDESRKAAI, from the coding sequence ATGTCCCGCACCGTCTATCTGAATGGCGATTACCTGCCCGAGACCGAGGCCAGGGTGTCGATCTTCGACCGCGGCTTCCTGATGGCCGACGGGGTTTACGAAGTCACCAGCGTGCTGGACGGCAAGCTGATCGATTTCGACGGGCACGCGGTCCGGCTCGAGCGTAGCCTGCGCGAACTGGACATGGACAGCCCGGTGACCAGGGACGAGCTGCTCGCGATCCACCGGGAACTGGTGGCGCGCAACGGCATCACGGACGGCATGATCTATCTGCAGATCACGCGTGGTGCCCCGGATGACCGCGATTTCGTCTTTCCCGATCCCGAAACCACGCCGCCGACGATCGTGCTGTTCACCCAGAACAAGCCAGGGCTGGCCGACAATCCGGCTGCCAGGGTCGGGATCAAGGTGATCGGCATCGAGGATCAGCGCTGGGGACGGCGCGACATCAAGACCGTGCAACTGCTCTACCCGTCGCTGGGCAAGATGATGGCCAAGAAGGCCGGCGCCGACGATGCCTGGATGATCGAGGACGGGATGGTGACCGAGGGCACCAGCAACAACGCCTATATCGTCAAGGGCGGCAAGATCATCACCCGCGCCCTGTCCAACGACATTCTGCACGGGATCACCCGCGCCGCCGTGCTGCGCTTTGCCCGCGAAGCGCAGATGGAGGTCGAGGAACGCAGTTTCTCGATCGACGAGGCCCGCGCGGCGGACGAGGCGTTCATCACCTCGGCCAGCACCTTTGTCATGCCGGTGGTGGAACTCGACGGGCAGCCCGTGGGCAATGGCCAGCCGGGGCCGGTCGCCGCGCGGCTGCGCGAAATCTACCTGGACGAAAGCCGCAAGGCCGCGATCTGA
- a CDS encoding DUF1244 domain-containing protein, with the protein MDKQTQTEIEAAAFRRLRRHLMDDRSDVQNIDLMNLAGFCRNCLSRWYQEAATDRGIDIDKAQAREIFYGMPYDDWKAAFQTEASAEQQAEFEVSFRENVIDRK; encoded by the coding sequence ATGGACAAGCAGACCCAGACCGAGATCGAAGCCGCCGCCTTTCGCCGGCTGCGCAGGCACCTGATGGACGACCGGTCCGACGTGCAGAATATCGACCTGATGAACCTGGCCGGGTTCTGCCGCAATTGCCTGTCGCGCTGGTACCAGGAGGCCGCCACCGACCGCGGCATCGACATCGACAAGGCGCAGGCGCGCGAGATCTTCTATGGCATGCCCTATGACGACTGGAAGGCGGCGTTCCAGACCGAGGCCAGCGCCGAGCAGCAGGCCGAGTTCGAGGTCTCGTTCCGCGAGAACGTCATCGACAGGAAATGA
- a CDS encoding N-formylglutamate amidohydrolase, with protein MTYSPCYLIGENRPGRWLITCDHATNCVPPQVAGGDLGLPHEDMERHIAYDVGAWGVAQQLAQALDAPAVAANFSRLVIDPNRGEDDPTLVMKLYDGSIIPANRGADRAEIERRLNLCYRPYHDTLARMAALPHAVIVSVHSFTRQLRGRDPRPWHVGVLHTDDERFSAPLIDRLRAEDDLCVGVNQPYTGYLPGDAIDRHCTAHHRPNVLIELRNDLIADSAGQKHWAGRLAVVLQDALGVSGL; from the coding sequence ATGACGTATTCCCCCTGTTACCTGATCGGCGAGAACCGCCCCGGCCGCTGGCTGATCACCTGCGATCACGCCACCAACTGCGTGCCGCCGCAGGTCGCCGGCGGCGATCTGGGCCTGCCGCACGAGGACATGGAGCGCCACATCGCCTATGACGTGGGCGCCTGGGGGGTGGCGCAGCAGCTGGCGCAGGCGCTGGACGCGCCGGCGGTGGCGGCCAATTTCTCGCGCCTCGTGATCGACCCTAACCGGGGCGAGGACGATCCGACGCTGGTGATGAAGCTCTATGACGGGTCGATCATCCCCGCCAACCGCGGCGCGGACCGGGCCGAGATCGAACGGCGCCTGAACCTGTGCTACCGCCCGTATCACGACACCCTCGCGCGGATGGCGGCGCTGCCCCATGCGGTGATCGTGTCGGTTCATTCCTTTACCCGGCAGCTGCGCGGGCGCGATCCCCGGCCCTGGCATGTCGGCGTGCTGCATACCGATGACGAACGGTTCTCGGCGCCGCTGATCGACCGGCTGCGGGCCGAGGACGATCTGTGCGTGGGCGTCAACCAGCCCTATACCGGCTATCTGCCGGGCGATGCGATCGACCGGCACTGCACTGCGCATCACCGGCCCAACGTGCTGATCGAACTGCGCAACGACCTGATTGCCGACAGCGCGGGCCAGAAACACTGGGCCGGACGGCTGGCGGTGGTGTTGCAGGACGCGCTGGGCGTCTCGGGGCTGTGA
- the pyk gene encoding pyruvate kinase yields MRRERNVKIVATLGPASSSYDVIRALHEAGADVFRLNMSHGTHDEIASRHRIIRQVEEDLDSPIAILADLQGPKLRVGEFAEGAHDLADGASFRLDLDAAPGDARRVQLPHPEIFAALSPGATLLVNDGKIRLKVANCGDDFADCEVIAGGTISDRKGVNVPDAVLPLAALSEKDRADLEFVCGLGVDWLALSFVQRAADVREARDLAAGRAAILSKIEKPAAVASFDDILEASDGIMVARGDLGVELPVQAVPPIQKRLVRRCRAAAKPVIVATQMLESMIESPMPTRAEVSDVATAIYEGADAVMLSAESAAGNYPVEAVETMDKVAAEVETDPNYTQIIASSRTAKGDSVADAIVAAAREIAEKTDIKAICCYTQSGTTALLTARERPGVPIIALTSLRGTARRLCLSWGCNCVMADEMDRFKTAVINATRAARSGGFASGTDQIVITAGVPYNVPGTTNILRVAPCDERLIYRTDPD; encoded by the coding sequence ATGAGAAGAGAGCGCAACGTCAAGATCGTGGCCACGCTGGGCCCGGCATCGTCCAGCTATGATGTCATCCGGGCGCTGCACGAGGCGGGCGCCGACGTGTTCCGCCTGAACATGAGCCACGGCACCCATGACGAGATCGCCAGCCGGCATCGGATCATTCGCCAGGTCGAAGAGGACCTGGACAGCCCGATCGCGATTCTCGCGGACCTGCAGGGGCCGAAACTGCGCGTGGGAGAGTTCGCCGAAGGGGCGCATGACCTGGCCGACGGCGCGTCCTTCCGGCTCGATCTCGATGCGGCGCCGGGCGACGCGCGCCGCGTCCAGCTGCCGCATCCCGAGATCTTCGCCGCGCTCAGCCCCGGCGCCACGCTGCTGGTGAATGACGGCAAGATCCGCCTGAAGGTCGCGAACTGCGGCGACGATTTCGCCGATTGCGAGGTGATCGCGGGCGGCACGATCTCGGACCGCAAGGGCGTGAACGTGCCCGACGCGGTGCTGCCGCTGGCGGCGCTGTCCGAAAAGGACCGCGCCGACCTGGAATTCGTCTGCGGGCTGGGTGTCGACTGGCTGGCGTTGTCCTTTGTCCAGCGCGCGGCGGATGTGCGCGAGGCGCGGGACCTGGCCGCCGGCCGCGCCGCGATCCTGTCGAAGATCGAGAAACCCGCCGCGGTGGCCAGTTTCGACGACATCCTCGAGGCCTCCGACGGGATCATGGTCGCCCGTGGCGATCTGGGCGTCGAACTGCCGGTTCAGGCGGTGCCGCCGATCCAGAAACGGCTGGTGCGCCGCTGCCGCGCCGCCGCCAAGCCGGTGATCGTGGCCACCCAGATGCTGGAAAGCATGATCGAAAGCCCGATGCCGACCCGTGCCGAGGTTTCCGACGTGGCCACCGCCATCTACGAAGGCGCCGACGCGGTGATGCTCAGCGCCGAATCGGCGGCCGGGAACTACCCGGTCGAGGCGGTGGAAACGATGGACAAGGTCGCCGCCGAGGTCGAAACCGACCCGAATTATACCCAGATCATCGCCTCGTCGCGCACCGCCAAGGGCGACAGCGTGGCCGACGCCATCGTGGCCGCCGCCCGCGAGATCGCGGAAAAGACCGATATCAAGGCGATCTGCTGCTATACCCAGAGCGGCACCACCGCGCTTCTGACCGCGCGGGAACGCCCCGGCGTGCCGATCATCGCCCTGACCAGCCTGCGCGGCACCGCCCGGCGCCTGTGCCTGAGCTGGGGCTGCAACTGCGTGATGGCCGATGAAATGGACCGGTTCAAGACAGCGGTCATCAACGCCACCCGCGCCGCCCGTTCGGGCGGTTTCGCCAGCGGAACCGACCAGATCGTGATCACCGCCGGGGTGCCTTACAACGTGCCCGGCACGACGAATATCCTGCGCGTCGCCCCCTGCGACGAACGGCTGATCTACCGGACCGACCCCGACTGA
- the rpmI gene encoding 50S ribosomal protein L35 translates to MPKMKTKSSAKKRFKVTGTGKVLSAQAGKRHGMIKRTKKFIRDARGTTTLSAPDAKIVKGYMPYDR, encoded by the coding sequence ATGCCCAAGATGAAGACCAAGTCGAGCGCCAAGAAGCGCTTCAAGGTGACTGGAACCGGTAAGGTCCTGTCGGCCCAGGCCGGCAAGCGCCACGGCATGATCAAGCGGACCAAGAAGTTCATCCGCGACGCCCGCGGCACCACCACCCTGTCCGCCCCCGACGCCAAGATCGTCAAGGGCTACATGCCCTACGACCGCTAA
- the rplT gene encoding 50S ribosomal protein L20 — translation MSRVKGGTTTHARHKKVVKAAKGYYGRRKNTFKVARQAVDKANQYATRDRKNRKRNFRALWIQRINAAVRAHDEALTYSRFINGLSLAGIEVDRKVLADLAVHEPEAFGAIVEKAKGALAA, via the coding sequence ATGTCCCGCGTCAAAGGTGGAACCACGACCCACGCCCGCCACAAGAAAGTGGTCAAGGCCGCCAAAGGTTACTATGGCCGCCGCAAGAACACCTTCAAGGTGGCCCGTCAGGCCGTCGACAAGGCCAACCAGTATGCGACCCGCGACCGCAAGAACCGCAAGCGCAACTTCCGCGCCCTGTGGATCCAGCGGATCAACGCCGCCGTCCGCGCCCATGACGAGGCGCTGACGTATTCGCGCTTCATCAACGGCCTGTCGCTGGCCGGGATCGAAGTGGACCGCAAGGTTCTGGCCGACCTGGCCGTGCACGAACCCGAAGCGTTCGGCGCCATCGTCGAAAAGGCCAAGGGCGCGCTGGCCGCGTAA
- a CDS encoding GNAT family N-acetyltransferase has product MTNTYRIRPYRPEDRPRLLEIWRSASEIAHPFFTAAQLDDQQRLVGDIYLEQAETHVAVDAAGQPLGFIGLLDNFIGGLFVAPALHGRGIGRGLVRHALSDRDGLELEAYAANTGAIGFYRGLGFTEMSRRGTDDNGLPFELVRLRLSR; this is encoded by the coding sequence ATGACCAACACCTATCGCATCCGGCCCTACCGGCCGGAGGACCGGCCGCGCCTGCTGGAGATCTGGCGGAGCGCCTCGGAGATCGCGCACCCGTTTTTCACCGCCGCGCAACTGGATGACCAGCAGCGCCTCGTCGGCGACATCTATCTGGAACAGGCCGAAACCCATGTCGCGGTGGATGCCGCCGGCCAGCCGCTGGGGTTCATCGGGCTGCTCGACAATTTCATCGGCGGGCTGTTCGTGGCCCCGGCCCTGCACGGCCGGGGCATCGGGCGCGGGCTGGTGCGCCATGCGCTGTCGGACCGGGACGGGCTGGAACTCGAGGCCTATGCCGCCAATACCGGTGCCATCGGTTTCTATCGCGGCCTCGGCTTCACCGAGATGTCGCGGCGCGGAACCGATGACAACGGCCTGCCCTTCGAACTGGTGAGGCTGCGCCTCTCGCGCTAG
- a CDS encoding serine hydrolase domain-containing protein, whose translation MATLQAVLDDAVAAGKVPFAVGMVGNAGGITFSGAAGEAAPGRAAGEDTAFRIFSMTKAIGSVAAMILLDRGKLDMETPVGDVLPEWNDLQVLDGWDGDTPVMRPPKTVATVRNLATHTSGIEYEFWNPDVPRYLGAAGVATVLSGRLASLNYPLTFDPGTRWGYGLSIDWLGRVVEAVDGRRIDAFCQQEIFDPLGMGDTAFEPDALTDRLAQVSMRGEDGAFVPFELAPPPKPEVYGMGHALYSTAPDYMRFLRMVLNKGQLDGERVLSEPAVAEMLADQMHGLTFQNMYTVAPAVSADVELPPGTTHSFAFVRSEADQPGKRRAGSQGWAGVCNTHYWFDPASDVAAVIMTQSLPFVEPPMQETYDAFERAVYAGL comes from the coding sequence ATGGCGACATTACAGGCGGTTCTGGACGACGCCGTGGCGGCAGGCAAGGTGCCCTTTGCCGTGGGCATGGTCGGCAATGCCGGCGGCATTACCTTCAGCGGCGCGGCGGGCGAGGCGGCGCCGGGCCGCGCGGCGGGCGAGGATACCGCGTTCCGCATCTTCTCGATGACCAAGGCGATCGGCTCGGTGGCGGCGATGATCCTGCTGGACCGGGGCAAGCTGGACATGGAAACCCCGGTCGGCGACGTGCTGCCCGAGTGGAACGACCTGCAGGTGCTCGACGGCTGGGACGGCGACACCCCGGTGATGCGGCCGCCGAAAACCGTCGCCACCGTGCGCAACCTCGCCACCCATACCAGCGGGATCGAATACGAATTCTGGAACCCGGACGTGCCGCGCTATCTCGGCGCGGCCGGGGTGGCGACGGTGCTGAGCGGCAGGCTGGCATCCTTGAACTATCCGCTGACCTTCGATCCGGGCACCCGCTGGGGCTATGGCCTGTCGATCGACTGGCTGGGCCGCGTGGTCGAGGCGGTGGACGGGCGCCGCATCGATGCCTTCTGCCAGCAGGAGATCTTCGACCCGCTGGGCATGGGCGATACCGCCTTTGAGCCGGACGCGCTGACCGACCGGCTGGCGCAGGTGTCGATGCGGGGCGAGGACGGCGCGTTCGTGCCCTTCGAACTCGCGCCGCCGCCGAAACCGGAAGTCTACGGCATGGGGCACGCGCTCTATTCCACCGCGCCGGATTACATGCGGTTCCTGCGGATGGTCCTGAACAAAGGGCAACTGGATGGCGAACGGGTGCTGAGCGAACCGGCCGTGGCCGAGATGCTGGCCGACCAGATGCATGGGCTGACCTTTCAGAACATGTACACGGTGGCGCCGGCGGTCAGCGCGGATGTGGAACTTCCGCCCGGCACCACCCACAGCTTTGCCTTCGTGCGCAGCGAGGCCGACCAGCCCGGCAAACGCCGCGCCGGGTCGCAGGGCTGGGCCGGGGTCTGCAACACGCATTACTGGTTCGACCCGGCCAGCGACGTGGCCGCGGTGATCATGACCCAGTCGCTGCCCTTCGTCGAACCGCCGATGCAAGAGACCTACGACGCCTTTGAGCGCGCGGTGTATGCCGGGCTCTGA
- the pheS gene encoding phenylalanine--tRNA ligase subunit alpha, translated as MDDLKARYLSQIADAADEDALEAIRVAAVGKKGEVSLKMRELGRMTPDERQVAGPALNALKNELNSALSARKAALADAALNERLRGEWLDVTLPARDRRQGTLHPVGQVTEELTAIFAELGFSVAEGPRVETDHYNFDALNIPGHHPARAEMDTFYMARAEGDNRPPHVLRTHTSPVQIRSMEAQGAPIRIICPGGVYRADYDQTHTPMFHQVEGLAIDRDISMANLKWVLEEFFAAFFEIDGIKTRFRASHFPFTEPSAEVDIQCSWVDGQLRIGEGDDWMEVLGSGMVHPNVLRAGGIDPEQWQGFAFGMGIDRLAMLKYGIPDLRAFFDSDLRWLRNYGFASLDVPTLHGGLSR; from the coding sequence ATGGACGATCTGAAAGCCAGATACCTGAGCCAGATCGCCGACGCGGCGGACGAGGACGCGCTCGAGGCGATCCGCGTCGCCGCCGTGGGCAAGAAGGGCGAGGTGTCGCTGAAGATGCGCGAACTGGGCCGGATGACGCCCGACGAACGCCAGGTGGCCGGCCCCGCGCTGAACGCGCTGAAGAACGAACTCAACTCGGCCCTGTCCGCGCGCAAGGCGGCGCTGGCCGATGCGGCGCTGAACGAACGGCTGCGCGGCGAATGGCTGGACGTGACCCTGCCCGCCCGCGACCGTCGCCAGGGCACGCTGCACCCGGTGGGCCAGGTAACCGAGGAACTGACCGCGATCTTTGCCGAACTGGGCTTTTCGGTCGCCGAAGGGCCGCGGGTGGAAACCGACCATTACAATTTCGACGCGCTGAACATCCCCGGCCACCACCCGGCGCGGGCGGAAATGGACACGTTCTACATGGCGCGCGCCGAGGGCGACAACCGCCCGCCCCATGTGCTGCGCACCCATACCAGCCCGGTGCAGATCCGGTCGATGGAGGCGCAGGGCGCGCCCATCCGCATCATCTGCCCCGGCGGCGTCTATCGCGCCGACTACGACCAGACCCACACGCCGATGTTCCACCAGGTCGAAGGCCTGGCCATCGACCGCGACATTTCCATGGCCAACCTGAAATGGGTGCTCGAGGAATTCTTTGCCGCGTTTTTCGAGATCGACGGCATCAAGACCCGGTTCCGCGCCAGCCATTTCCCCTTCACCGAACCCTCGGCCGAGGTCGATATCCAGTGTTCCTGGGTCGACGGGCAATTGCGGATCGGCGAAGGCGACGACTGGATGGAGGTGCTGGGCTCGGGCATGGTGCATCCCAACGTGCTGCGCGCCGGCGGCATCGACCCCGAGCAATGGCAGGGCTTTGCATTCGGCATGGGCATCGACCGGCTGGCGATGCTGAAATACGGCATCCCCGACCTGCGCGCGTTTTTCGATTCAGACCTGCGCTGGCTGCGGAATTACGGTTTTGCGAGTTTGGATGTGCCGACCTTGCATGGGGGGTTGAGCCGGTGA
- a CDS encoding DUF2513 domain-containing protein, whose product MLFEFEQQEDWSLLFVKTLSMDAIDRNRLGHIHLMCDAGLVAPVNNDAYRLTNTGHDYLAAIRSDTVWQRTKNGAAKVGGLTLGMMKDLAVAYVKQEANNRLGIQL is encoded by the coding sequence TTGCTGTTCGAATTCGAGCAGCAGGAGGATTGGAGCCTTCTCTTTGTCAAAACCCTTTCAATGGACGCCATCGATCGCAACCGGCTTGGCCACATTCATTTGATGTGTGATGCCGGTCTGGTTGCCCCGGTAAACAACGACGCTTACCGGCTCACGAATACCGGGCACGACTACCTTGCAGCAATCCGAAGCGACACCGTTTGGCAACGGACGAAAAACGGTGCGGCGAAGGTCGGCGGCTTGACGCTGGGAATGATGAAGGACTTGGCGGTCGCATATGTAAAGCAAGAGGCCAACAATAGACTGGGGATTCAACTATGA